The proteins below are encoded in one region of Oryzias melastigma strain HK-1 linkage group LG9, ASM292280v2, whole genome shotgun sequence:
- the ppil3 gene encoding peptidyl-prolyl cis-trans isomerase-like 3 → MAVTFQTDLGEIKIELFCERTPKACENFLALCASGFYNGCVFHRNIKGFMVQTGDPTGTGKGGTSIWGRKFEDEFSEHLKHNVRGVVSMANSGPNSNGSQFFFTYAKQPHLDMKYTIFGKIIDGLETLDELEKLPVNEKTFRPLTETRIKDVTIHANPFAG, encoded by the exons ATG GCGGTAACTTTTCAAACAGATCTGGGAGAAATCAAAATCGAGTTGTTCTGTGAGCGGACTCCTAAAGCATGTGAA AACTTTCTGGCCCTGTGCGCCAGCGGGTTCTACAATGGATGTGTCTTCCATCGGAACATTAAAGGCTTCATGGTTCAGACCGGAGACCCGACAG GAACTGGCAAAGGCGGGACGAGCATATGGGGGCGCAAATTTGAAGATGAATTCAGCGAGCACCTAAAG CACAACGTAAGAGGGGTGGTCTCCATGGCCAACAGTGGCCCCAACTCCAACGGCTCCCAGTTTTTCTTCACGTATGCCAAACAGCCCCACCTGGACATGAAGTACACCATCTTTGGAAA GATCATCGACGGCTTGGAAACGTTAGATGAACTAGAGAAGCTTCCTGTGAATGAGAAGACGTTCCGACCGTTAACCGAAACCCGGATCAAGGATGTGACCATTCATGCCAACCCCTTTGCTGGATAA
- the zgc:101858 gene encoding 3-oxoacyl-[acyl-carrier-protein] reductase FabG translates to MASSDAFQVSSLKGKVALITGASSGIGAGTSVLFAQLGAQLALNGRDVENLKKVAQKCAQCGGAEPFLVPGDLTDEETVRKTVEQTLAHFGRLDVLVNSAGILAMGSIETSDLAQYDKVMNVNVRSVYYLTQLCVPHLIQTRGSIVNVSSVNGQRSFPGVLAYCMSKSAIDQFTRCIALELAPKQVRVNSVCPGVIITEVHRRAGLDDEQYAKFLARCKETHALGRPGEVEEVAQSIAFLASDAASFITGVNLPIDGGRHAMCPR, encoded by the exons ATGGCATCGAGCGACGCTTTTCAA GTCAGTTCCCTGAAAGGTAAGGTGGCCCTGATCACGGGGGCCAGCTCGGGGATCGGGGCCGGCACGAGCGTCCTGTTCGCGCAGCTCGGAGCCCAGCTGGCGCTGAACGGCCGAGACGTGGAAAACCTCAAGAAAGTGGCCCAGAAATGCGCGCAGTGCGGCGGCGCAGAG CCGTTTCTGGTTCCTGGAGACCTGACTGACGAGGAGACGGTGAGGAAGACCGTGGAGCAAACACTGGCTCACTTCGGCCGTCTGGACGTTCTGGTGAACAGCGCCGGCATCCTGGCCATGGGCAGCATCGAGACCTCGGACCTGGCTCAGTACGACAAGGTCATGAACGTCAACGTCAG GTCTGTGTACTACCTGACTCAGCTGTGCGTTCCTCACCTGATCCAGACCAGAGGCTCCATCGTGAacgtgtccagtgtgaacggcCAGAGATCT TTTCCAGGTGTGCTGGCGTACTGCATGTCCAAGTCGGCCATCGACCAGTTCACGCGCTGCATAGCGCTGG AGCTGGCACCCAAGCAAGTGAGAGTGAACTCTGTGTG CCCCGGAGTGATCATCACTGAGGTCCACAGGCGGGCGGGGCTGGACGACGAGCAGTACGCTAAG TTTCTGGCTCGCTGTAAGGAGACGCACGCGCTCGGCCGGCCCGgcgaggtggaggaggtggcgCAGAGCATCGCGTTCCTCGCCTCGGACGCCGCCAGTTTCATCACTGGGGTCAACCTGCCGATCGATGGAGGTCGCCACGCCATGTGTCCACGATGA